The genomic interval CCTAAAAATCATTCCACTATTATATATATTTTAGTAGATTAAGTTATTATGACATTAAAAAAGCTATGCCCTATGAGCATAGCTTTATTTGCTTTTATATATTTTTAAAGCCTTTTCCTTTAACTTCTGAAACGTCCATTATAGTTATAAAGGCATTTGGATCTATATAATGTATTGTATTTTTTAATTCAATCATTTGTCTTGTAGTAACTAGACAGTAAAGCATTTTCTTTCTGTCATGAGTATATTCTCCTTCAGCTAAAAGAGAAGTTACTCCTCTATGAAGATCTTCTATTATATAATTTATAACTTGTTGTTCCTTATCTGTTATTATAAGCAATAATTGTTTTGAATGTATTCCTTTAATAACTTTATCAACTAAAACTGTTTGTACAAATATAGATATAAGAGTATAAAGCGCTGTTTCTAGTCCAAAGAAAATTGCTCCTACAGCAACGATACACATATTTAATACGAAGCTTAATGAACCTATATTAAAATTTGAATATTTTTTACGTATAATCATGGTAACTATATCTGTTCCACCAGTTGATCCACCTTTAGAAAATACTAAACCATAACCAAATCCACAGATAGCACCACCAAAAACACAGTATAGTAATTTATCATCTAAGGTAATAAGATGTGATACTGGTGCTGTTATCATTAATGAAAGTGATAAAGCTAGCATTCCTATAGCTGAGTTAAATGTAAACTTCTTTGATAGTTTAAAATAACTAAGTATAAATAATGGAATGTTTATAAGTAAAACAACAATACCTGAGTTAACTCCCATTAAGTATTGAAAGATAAGTGCAATACCTGTTGCTCCACCACTAAGAAGTTTTGCATTTGATAAAAATAGGTTTACTCCTAAAGATGCAATAAAGCAACCTATGAGAATAAATGCATTATCAATTAGTAATTCTTTTTTCTCTTTGATGTAATTCATTGGGATTCTCCTAAATTTACAATAAATAATTTCATAGGTAATTATAATGCTTTTTTTGGTAAAGTAAAGCCAATAAATACATTGAAAAAGCAACTAATGTGTTTTTATGGTAAAATACATTGTATATACTAAGAATTTCATTAAATTAATAGTAGAAGGTATATCTTAAGAAAATCGTAATAAATAAATAGGTTAATTTTAATTTTCCTCCTTTACTATTTAGAGGAGGCATAAGTTTAAGGAGTGCTTTATTATGGAAAAAGAAAAGTTTAATGTTTTAGTTGTAGATGATGAAAAAGAAATAAGAGATGCAATAGATATATATTTAAGAGGAGAAGGAATAAATGTAATAAAGGCTGGAGATGGATTTGAGGCCTTAGAGATTTTAGATAAGGAAGACATACATCTAGTGGTTTTAGATATAATGATGCCTAAGTTAGATGGAATGAGAACTTGTTTAAAAATAAGAGAAAGTAGAAATATACCAATAATATTACTATCAGCAAAATCAGAAGATAGTGATAAGATATTAGGTTTAAACATAGGGGCAGATGATTACGTTACAAAACCTTTTAATCACTTAGAACTTGTTGCAAGAGTAAAATCTCAATTAAGAAGGTATGATTATCCTTTAAATAGGGAAAATACTCAAGATTTAATAGTAATAAAAGATTTAACTATAGATACTGTAAATAAGCAGGTTTCTTTAAGAGGAGAAAATATAAAATTAACTGCAACAGAGTATAAGATATTAACACTTTTAGCATCACATCCAGGAAGAATATTTTCAATTAAGGAAATTTATGAAAGAGTTTGGGAAGAACCTTTTTATAAAAGTGAAAATACAGTAACAGTTCATATAAGAAGAATGAGAGAAAAAATAGAAATAAATTCGAAAGAACCTGAGTATATAAAGGTGGTGTGGGGACTTGGGTATAAAATTGACAAATAGTTTTTCAAGATGGTGGAAAAACTATAGCCTTTCAGTAAGAAGCATAGAAAATATGTTTATAGTAATATTTGCTGTGTTTATACCTGTTTTATATATTATCTTATTTGGAGGATACTCCTTTGATAATATAGCAAAATTAAATTCTAAGGCAAATCCTGATATATGTAATAGAGTTATTTATAGGGATGCATTAATAAATCCACATAAGTATAAAGAGTGTAGGTTATTAGCTCAATCTGTAGATATATCAGATTTTCTTTATAATGAGACTAACTATTTAAGCAAATTAGATAGCTTAGAGACAAAAGAACAAAAACAAGCATTTATTGCAAAGCTTCAAGAAAGGGCTACTAGTTATTCTGGTGTAGTTCTTATAAATAAGAAAACAGGAGAATATTACTCTAATAGAGTATGGTTTTATGAAAAACCTTATAATCTTTCAACGCCAAAAGAAGTTTTAGAAAGTTTATCTAAAAATGATAATGTAGTCTTTAAAGAAATAAATTCTTCAGATAATTATGAAGAAATATATTTCTCAAGAGGAGAACTTTATGATTCTGAAATAAATTCAATTAGAATTGCTTTTATAGCAACTATGACTACAACTCTTTTAATGTTACTTTTAATCATAAAAAAATTAGTTATGATTAAAAATATGGGAATAAGAGCATATAAAGACAGCTGGAAAAATGGATATTTCTTTAGATTTTTAGATAGTTTAAATGTTTTAATAACAAAGAAGATGTTTATAGAAGAATTTTTAAAAGATAAGGTTGTTATGTTTGTTATTTCATTTACTATAATATATATTCTTATAAATGGATTTATGAGAAATATAGAATTTGTATGGAAGCAATATCACTATGTTTTAACAGACAATAGATACCTATGGATAATTCCAATTGTTTTAGTTATTCATTTTATAGTAAAGTTTATAAGAAAATATGATGGATTAGATACTGTAATAAAAGGAATAGAAAAAGTTAAAAAAGGTGATACGGATATAGAGATAAAAGATAATGACGATAGACAAATAAGGGAATTAGCAGATGATGTTAATGATTTAAGATTAGGCTATAAGGAACTTGTTGAAGAAGGTATAAAGAATGAAAAGTTAAAAACTGAGCTTATATCAAATGTTTCACATGATTTAAAAACTCCATTAACATCCATAATAAATTATGTAAATATACTTCAGTTAAATAATATAAAGGAAGAGGAAAGAAAAGAATATATAGAAATACTAGATAAAAAATCTCAAACTTTAAAGAAACTTATAGATGATTTGTTTGAGGTTTCTAAGATGTCTTCAGGAAAGGTAGAATTATTTAAATACAATATAGATATAATTCAACTTGTATATCAATGTATAGCTGAAGTAGAAGATGTATATTCAGAAAAGGAAATTGAATTTAAAATAAATGGGCCAGAGGAATGCATGGTTAAAATAGATCCTCAAAGAATGTCTAGGGTATTCCAAAACCTAACTACTAATGCTTTAAAATATAGTTTAGAAAAAACTAGGGTCTATGTGGAAATAAAAGATTTAGAAAATTACGTGGAAATATCATTTAAAAATATTTCTTCCTATGCTTTAGATTTTGATGAGAAGGATATTTTAGAAAGATTTGCAAGAGGAGATGAATCAAGAAATTCAACCATAGAAGGATCTGGATTAGGATTAGCAATCGCTAAAACTATTGTAGAACTTCACAACGGAAAGTTTAGGGTTGAATGTGAAGGTGACTTATTTAAAGCCTTTGTAATAATTCCTAAAAATAAAGATGATAATAATGAAGAATAATAACATAGAGGTTGTTTAACTTAATTTCAATAAATTTTAAAAAATCTATAGCTGTAAAAATTTATGAAGGTTTTTAATTAACATATTTAAAAATAAAGTTATAAGGAGTATAATTACTATATAATAATTTTTATTGTATAAATATTATGATTTTAAAGAAGGTGTAAGAAAATGAGTTGTTTATTTTTAGAATATCCTAAATGTAGTACTTGTAGAAAAGCTAAGAAATGGTTAGAAGAAAACAATATAGATTTTACAGATAGAATGATTGTGGAAGAAAATCCTACTAAAGAAGAATTAAAGGCTTGGTACGATAAGAGCGGAGTTAAATTAAATAAGTTCTTTAACACTTCAGGCAAGCTTTATAGAGAGATGAATCTTAAGGATAAAGTAAAAACAGCTAGTGAAGATGAACTTTTAGACATCTTATCAAGCAATGGTATGTTAGTAAAAAGACCTTTACTTATAAAAGAGGATTTAGTTCTTATAGGATTTAAGGAAGAAGAATGGGCTGAAAATTTAAAATAATAAAAAGACTACAGAGTAAATATCTGTAGTCTTTTTATTTATGCCTACTTAAAAGCTCTAGTACTCTTATTGCAGAAGTAACTTTAAAATGTCAATAATCATTATTAGTCGAATAAAACTAAAAAAAGAAAATATGACTTATATAATAAGAGTTATTCATAGAATAAGCTAACTTTTTCAAGAAATCTGAGTTTTACAAAACAACTTTAAATTATTATAATAAATTGTCAAGATATTGTGCGAAATTTAAAAATAATTACTATATATTGTGGAGGGCTAGTTGATGACACTATTAGAGAGATATTGTGCATGGTCTATAGAAGAACTGAATGATGAAACAGGATTATATACTGAAGAAAAGTTAATGGTTGCTTTAGATAATATAGTTACATCAAAAATGGGAGAAAAAGAGATAATAAAATCTTTCATACAAGTTTCGTTAGAGTTAACTTCTCAAGTAGAACCAAGATGGCAGGAAATTGCGGCGAAGTTATATGTTAAAAATTTATATGAAGAAGTAAGAGTAAATAGAGGACTAGAAGAAGGGGCAAATCCATATGATAATTTCTATGGTTTTATAAAGGAACTTACTGATAAAGGATTATACGGAAAATATATTTTAGATAATTACTCTAAGGAAGATATAGAAGAATTAGAAAAAGAAATAAAAAGAGAGAGAGACTTTTTATTTACATACAGTGGAATAAATTTATTAGCAAAAAGATATTTAGTTCAAGATTTTAATAGATTACCATTAGAACTTCCTCAACAAATGTTTATGGGAATTGCTATGCACCTTGCTATCCCTGAGAAGAAGGAAAAAAGACTTTATTGGGCAAAAAGATTTTATGATGTTTTAAGTTCTATAAAGGCTACAATGGCTACTCCAACTATGTCTAATGCTAGAAAGCCATTCTACCAATTAAGTTCATGTTTTATAGATACTGTAGATGATAGCTTAGCTGGTATATATAAATCATTAGATAATTTCTCAAAGGTTTCTAAGTTTGGTGGCGGAATGGGAATTTATATGGGTAAGGTAAGAGCCTTAGGCTCAGCCATAAGAGGTTTTAAAGGTGCATCAGGTGGAATTATACCTTGGATAAAATTATTCAATGATACAGCCATAGCTGTTGACCAATTAGGAGTTAGAAACGGATCAGTTGCTATTTGGTTAGATGCATGGCATAAAGATTTACCAGAGTTTCTTCAAATAAGAACAAACAACGGAGATGATAGAAAGAAAGCTCATGATATATTCCCAGGACTTTGTTATCCAGATTTATTCTGGAAGTTAGCAGAAAATGATATAGATGCTAACTGGTATATGATGTGTCCTCATGAAATAAAAACTGTTAAAGGATATTCTTTAGAAGATTTCTATGGGGAAGAATGGGAAAAGAAATATTATGAGTGTGTAGAAGATGATAGAATAGAAAAGAGAGTTATGAGTGTTAAGGATATTGTAAGACTTATCATAAAAAGTGCTGCAGAAACAGGAACACCATTTGCTTTCTATAGAGATACAGTAAATAAATTTAATCCTAATAAACACAAAGGAATGATATATTCATCAAATCTTTGTACTGAAATAATGCAAAACATGAGTGCTATGGAGATAGAACAAACAGAAATTAAGGACGAAAATGGTGATGTAGTAGTTATTGAAAAAACTAAGCCAGGAGACTTTGTTGTTTGTAACCTTTCTTCAGTGGTATTAGGAAATGTTGATGTTACATCAGATGAAGAAGTGGAATACGTTGTTGAAACTCAAATAAGAGCAATGGATAACGTAATAGACTTAAATTATTATTCAGTTCCATTTGCTGAAATAACAAACAAGAAATATAGAGCTGTTGGATTAGGAACATCAGGATACCATCATATGCTTGTAAATAATAAGATTGTATGGGATTCAGAGGAACACTTAAACTTTGTAGATAAAGTTTATGAGAGAATAAACTTCTATGCTATAAAAGCTAGTTTAAACATAGCAAAGGAAAAGGGAAGCTATCCATTATTTGAAGGATCCGACTGGAGTAATGGTGATTATTTTGAACTAAGAGAATATAATTCACCACAGTGGAAAGAACTAAAAGAAGAGATTGCTAAATATGGTATGAGAAATGGATACCTATTTGCGGTAGCTCCAAATGGTTCAACTGCCACTTTAGCTGGAACTTCAGAGGGGGTAGATCCTGTTATGAATAGATTCTGGTTAGAAGAGAAAAAAGGAAGCATAACTCCAAAGGTAGCACCTGGATTATGTCAAGAAAATTTCTGGTACTATGTTTCAGCTTACAATGTAAATCAAGAATTTACAGTTAGAGCAAACGGAGTAAGACAAAGACATATAGACCAAGGACAATCATTTAACCTTTATATAACTACAGATTATACTATGAGACAAATAATGAATCTTTATATTTCAGCTTGTAAAAATGGAGTTAAAAGTATTTATTATGTAAGAAGTAAATCTCTAAGTGTTGACGAATGTGAGAGTTGTTCAGCTTAGAATATAAATTAAGAATTTTAAAGATACTCATCTAGGCTTAGGTGAGTATCTATTAATTATAGATAGAGAAATAAAGAGATGAAAGGTGACGTAAAATGGAAATAAATAAAAGACCGCTTTTTAATGAGTTTGGAGATATTGAAACTAATAAAAAGAAAATGATAAACGGTAATACAACTAATTTAAATGACTTTAATAATATGAAATATACTTGGGTTTCAGAATGGTACAGACAAGCAATGAATAATTTCTGGATACCAGAGGAAATAAACTTAGCTCAAGACTTAAAAGATTATAAAAAGTTGACTAAGGAAGAAAAAACAGCATATGATAAAATCTTATCTTTCTTAATATTTTTAGATTCAATACAAACAGCTAACCTAGGAAATATAAATAGTTATATTACTGCTTCAGAAGTTAACTTATGTTTAACTATACAAGCTTTCCAAGAAGCGGTTCACTCACAAAGCTATAGTTATATGCTAGATAGTATTTGTTCACCAGAGGAGAGAAACGAAATATTATTCCAATGGAAGGATGATGCTATATTACTTCAAAGAAATAAATTTATAGGAGACTTATATAATAATTTCTTAGAAGATTCAAGTATGGAAAACTTTATAAAATCAGTAATGGCTAACTATATTTTAGAGGGTGTTTATTTCTATTCAGGATTTATGTTTTTCTATAATTTAGAGAGAAATGGAAAAATGCCTGGTTCAGCTCAAGAGATTAGATATATAAACAGAGATGAAAATACTCATTTATGGTTATTTAGAAGTATAATAAAAGAATTAAAAGAAGAAATACCAGAAGTATTCACTAAAGAGTTAAAAGAAGAATTAAGAGAAATGGTGAGAACTGGTGTTGAACATGAAATCGCATGGGGTCACTATGTTATAGGTGATAATGTTACTGGAATAAATAAAAATCTTATAGAAAGATATATAAAATATATAGGAAACTTAAGAGTTAAAGCTATAGGTTTAGAGCCTTTATTTGAAGGATATAATGAGAATCCAGCACCATGGGTAGATTATTATGCTGATGCAAACCAAGTAAAAACAGACTTCTTTGAGGCAAAATCAACAGCATATGCTAAAGCAGGAGCTTTAATAGACGATCTATAAAAATAGAATTTAATATTTAATTGCATGAATTATAAAGAGAGCTATATCAATACTATTTATGAGAGAATTTATAAATATAAAATTTATGAATTCTTCTAAGTTAAGGTTTGATATAGCTTTTTTTATGCCTATACTAAAATTCATATATAAATAAGAATGATTTAAGTGGTAATAGATTAAGAGTTAATGGAAGATAATTACTAAAATTAGAGTTTATTATAAATGAATTTATTTTATAGAATAAATAAGTTTAAATTTATAAGCATAAGTTAGTATTTTAAAGATTTAATAAGATAATTTTAATTAAATGAGTTATACAATAATGATAATCATTTTCAATAAGTAAGGTTTTATGTTAATATAGCATCATAGAAAACAAAAAAACATTTGGAGGTTAAGTATGGCTAAGATGATGGGACCTCGTTTCAAAATGTGCAGAAGACTTGGATTAAATGTAGTTGGACATCCAAAAGCAATGAAACGAGCTGATAGAGGAACAAGCAGAGCAGATAAGAAATTATCTGATTACGGTATTCAATTATTAGAAAAGCAAAGATTAAGAGCTTACTACGGTGTTATGGAAAGACAATTTACTAGATACGTAGATCAAGCTTTCAATAGTAAAGAACAACCTGGTGAGGCTTTACTTATGATTTTAGAATCAAGACTTGATAATATGGTATATAGAATGGGTTTTGCTAGCTCAATAAGACAAGCAAGAC from Clostridium perfringens carries:
- a CDS encoding response regulator transcription factor, with the translated sequence MEKEKFNVLVVDDEKEIRDAIDIYLRGEGINVIKAGDGFEALEILDKEDIHLVVLDIMMPKLDGMRTCLKIRESRNIPIILLSAKSEDSDKILGLNIGADDYVTKPFNHLELVARVKSQLRRYDYPLNRENTQDLIVIKDLTIDTVNKQVSLRGENIKLTATEYKILTLLASHPGRIFSIKEIYERVWEEPFYKSENTVTVHIRRMREKIEINSKEPEYIKVVWGLGYKIDK
- a CDS encoding YitT family protein gives rise to the protein MNYIKEKKELLIDNAFILIGCFIASLGVNLFLSNAKLLSGGATGIALIFQYLMGVNSGIVVLLINIPLFILSYFKLSKKFTFNSAIGMLALSLSLMITAPVSHLITLDDKLLYCVFGGAICGFGYGLVFSKGGSTGGTDIVTMIIRKKYSNFNIGSLSFVLNMCIVAVGAIFFGLETALYTLISIFVQTVLVDKVIKGIHSKQLLLIITDKEQQVINYIIEDLHRGVTSLLAEGEYTHDRKKMLYCLVTTRQMIELKNTIHYIDPNAFITIMDVSEVKGKGFKNI
- a CDS encoding ribonucleotide-diphosphate reductase subunit beta → MEINKRPLFNEFGDIETNKKKMINGNTTNLNDFNNMKYTWVSEWYRQAMNNFWIPEEINLAQDLKDYKKLTKEEKTAYDKILSFLIFLDSIQTANLGNINSYITASEVNLCLTIQAFQEAVHSQSYSYMLDSICSPEERNEILFQWKDDAILLQRNKFIGDLYNNFLEDSSMENFIKSVMANYILEGVYFYSGFMFFYNLERNGKMPGSAQEIRYINRDENTHLWLFRSIIKELKEEIPEVFTKELKEELREMVRTGVEHEIAWGHYVIGDNVTGINKNLIERYIKYIGNLRVKAIGLEPLFEGYNENPAPWVDYYADANQVKTDFFEAKSTAYAKAGALIDDL
- a CDS encoding ribonucleoside-diphosphate reductase subunit alpha, encoding MTLLERYCAWSIEELNDETGLYTEEKLMVALDNIVTSKMGEKEIIKSFIQVSLELTSQVEPRWQEIAAKLYVKNLYEEVRVNRGLEEGANPYDNFYGFIKELTDKGLYGKYILDNYSKEDIEELEKEIKRERDFLFTYSGINLLAKRYLVQDFNRLPLELPQQMFMGIAMHLAIPEKKEKRLYWAKRFYDVLSSIKATMATPTMSNARKPFYQLSSCFIDTVDDSLAGIYKSLDNFSKVSKFGGGMGIYMGKVRALGSAIRGFKGASGGIIPWIKLFNDTAIAVDQLGVRNGSVAIWLDAWHKDLPEFLQIRTNNGDDRKKAHDIFPGLCYPDLFWKLAENDIDANWYMMCPHEIKTVKGYSLEDFYGEEWEKKYYECVEDDRIEKRVMSVKDIVRLIIKSAAETGTPFAFYRDTVNKFNPNKHKGMIYSSNLCTEIMQNMSAMEIEQTEIKDENGDVVVIEKTKPGDFVVCNLSSVVLGNVDVTSDEEVEYVVETQIRAMDNVIDLNYYSVPFAEITNKKYRAVGLGTSGYHHMLVNNKIVWDSEEHLNFVDKVYERINFYAIKASLNIAKEKGSYPLFEGSDWSNGDYFELREYNSPQWKELKEEIAKYGMRNGYLFAVAPNGSTATLAGTSEGVDPVMNRFWLEEKKGSITPKVAPGLCQENFWYYVSAYNVNQEFTVRANGVRQRHIDQGQSFNLYITTDYTMRQIMNLYISACKNGVKSIYYVRSKSLSVDECESCSA
- a CDS encoding sensor histidine kinase, with the translated sequence MGIKLTNSFSRWWKNYSLSVRSIENMFIVIFAVFIPVLYIILFGGYSFDNIAKLNSKANPDICNRVIYRDALINPHKYKECRLLAQSVDISDFLYNETNYLSKLDSLETKEQKQAFIAKLQERATSYSGVVLINKKTGEYYSNRVWFYEKPYNLSTPKEVLESLSKNDNVVFKEINSSDNYEEIYFSRGELYDSEINSIRIAFIATMTTTLLMLLLIIKKLVMIKNMGIRAYKDSWKNGYFFRFLDSLNVLITKKMFIEEFLKDKVVMFVISFTIIYILINGFMRNIEFVWKQYHYVLTDNRYLWIIPIVLVIHFIVKFIRKYDGLDTVIKGIEKVKKGDTDIEIKDNDDRQIRELADDVNDLRLGYKELVEEGIKNEKLKTELISNVSHDLKTPLTSIINYVNILQLNNIKEEERKEYIEILDKKSQTLKKLIDDLFEVSKMSSGKVELFKYNIDIIQLVYQCIAEVEDVYSEKEIEFKINGPEECMVKIDPQRMSRVFQNLTTNALKYSLEKTRVYVEIKDLENYVEISFKNISSYALDFDEKDILERFARGDESRNSTIEGSGLGLAIAKTIVELHNGKFRVECEGDLFKAFVIIPKNKDDNNEE
- the rpsD gene encoding 30S ribosomal protein S4 is translated as MAKMMGPRFKMCRRLGLNVVGHPKAMKRADRGTSRADKKLSDYGIQLLEKQRLRAYYGVMERQFTRYVDQAFNSKEQPGEALLMILESRLDNMVYRMGFASSIRQARQMVNHGHFLVNGKKVNIPSFRLNIGDEVVLREKSRKTEMFVNNFKDSIGSEVPYVSKEEDNFKGIFTRKPKREEIPITIQEQLIVEFYSK
- a CDS encoding arsenate reductase family protein, with the protein product MSCLFLEYPKCSTCRKAKKWLEENNIDFTDRMIVEENPTKEELKAWYDKSGVKLNKFFNTSGKLYREMNLKDKVKTASEDELLDILSSNGMLVKRPLLIKEDLVLIGFKEEEWAENLK